Below is a genomic region from Homo sapiens chromosome X, GRCh38.p14 Primary Assembly.
tAAGCCCTGAGATAACGTGCTAAGGATTGTATACTTTTAATCTATACTTTATTCCACTCAATTTGAACCCCACATAATAAGTCTTTTAAGTTATTTACAGATGGTTGTAACTAAAGCAATGACAAAATTTACTACTTGTATAGGTAAGACTGATAATAAGGCCTTTAACTAAGAGTTGCATATTTTATATGCACTTTTAACTTGCTAGGAGCAACTCTTAAAATTACATCTATAATTCTGTCAGAAAGCAATAAGTGCTTTTCATTTTGCTTACTTCCATATGTGTAACCAGATTCACTTTTTTCCTCCCTTGTAAAACAactactttcttttccttccccaaaTATTAATACGTCTTCCAACTGAACAATTGCTAAAAGGAACTTAGCATTTGCACAGCACATTGACAACTATGGTGCTTAGCAGAGACATATGCCCATAATAGGCATCTGATAAATGTTTGTTCCACATGGAATGAGTGAATTGTAAGGCAGCTGTTTGAGTCATACACTGTTCATCATATACTGcaactaattttatttaactAGGAAATTCAGTTTACCAGATTTAATTTACCCTCAAGTGTaaatccaaaaatttgaaattaaaaaaaattgatttactAATCCTCAGAAAAAGTAAACAAGTTAATCATAGTTGTTACTATACTATTAGttgatagaaaattaaaaaaattattactttccACTAAATATTAAGTACAACTGAGgggaagaaagtttaaaaaaacttaaaaatgttagCTAATTCTCATCATTTTCTCCACATTTATCCTTGCAGCttttttgttcatatatttattcCTGTTAACTTCTCTAGCTGAAAGAGAATTTTATTATCTGAATGGAGTTCCCCATCACCTTAGGTACAAAATATTAGTGAAAAGCTGGTGTAAATATAAGATTGTATTTTCATGTCATGccatatttctaaatttattttttgctagcattaaatttttcctatttaaaCGATGCTGTATAGAATATGAGCTAATCTGCCAATTACTATGATATTGCTTGCTTATAATATTCAGTTTTTGTTGATAGCTTTAAAGCATATTGCACGCTTTTCATCTAGCACACTAGTAAACAACTATTACTCTTTTTGGAAAGGATACACTGACAAATTCTTAAGTTAATGGCTTTAGCCCAACATTTTTAGTCAGTTAAAGAACAATAGCAATGGCAAAAACGTTGACAATACAGTTCATGGTCCGGTTCTCCCATCTTACGGTACAGGTTCCTGAAACACAAAAAAAGGATTTTGAAATACcagcaaaacataaaaattatcagagaatatatatatatatatacacacacacacacacacacacacatatacacacacacacacacacacacacacacacacacacacatatatatatatatatatacacatacatttttcaCATGTTTTAATATCTTATTTCCTTCAACCTGTTAAGTTTTCACATTTCATATCGGTCTGAAGGTATACTTGTTACTAGGTACAAAGCAATACTGTTGATAGTCTTTTCAGAATTTAATCAGAATTAAATAAGTACTTGGTTAAAAAGTGCAGTTTGACTTTGCTAAAAGTTGGATTTTGTGTAAATCAGCTTAAGATCTCTTACCATCAGATGTGGTATCCCAAAAACAGGAGCTGGCTGTGTGAAAGCCATATGCGCTCTTCTGGACCACTGCACAGGTCACTGCAAATAAAGTCACAGAATGAGGGCACTTAcagacaaaggaaaagagaaccAAGGTCAAAGTGTGTGAGTTCAGAGCTCTACAAGccgaaaacaagacaaaaaacaaacaaacaaacaaaaaacagaaaacaaagcgtTCAGCaaatagattgaaaaaaaaataaaagactctcATCTTTATCTACCATCATGATTTTGACCCCACTGGATTCAGTTGGTTTTCTGACCATTGTCATTACCATTGGTGATTGTATTGCAGGAAAAATATCAGTCAAATTCTGTGCTTTGTACCATGGGCAGAATTCAGACACAGAAATGCAGGAAATACTCCACTTTATAAACAGTTGCTGTGTGGAATTACAGGTAAAGAGGCATGGGACTACCGAAAGAAACACAGTTGAGCTAAGGGGGGGTCTCAGTGGAAAGAAAGAActgatggaaatgcaaagggTGATGCTACCAAAGAAAAGTAGCTCAAACTGCCTTTGAGTAGTGAAAGATCTTCATCTTTTAAGTATTATTATAGATTATCTTTGAATGAGTAAATCAGAAGTCCTTTATACCCTTTTAGTATCCAACTTAAATGTCTATTGTACATATACCTTCTCAAAATTCAGAGAAAATCACAATGACAAAAGCAAGTGAACTAGTGAGGAAGGATACTGATACTTACCAATATATTTATAGGCTTTTCCCAACTTAACCAGGTGTGTTAAGGATTGTTCCACTATGCTTGCAGTCCACTGGTTGATGTTGTTGTGATTATAATCTTCACCACCTAAAACCCCATCTACACACTAAAAGGGCACAGAGGGCAGTTAATTTAGTCAGTAAAATTGTTCAAAAAGAACAATTTTTACACAAATTGCagtaaaaatttattcaaaacataaaatatacttatAGCTCAATAAGGCATCTTAGAAAATATACACTTGGTAAACATTGATTATGCACTGTCTCTAATTGCTTAAGAGTTTTGAAAGAGTTTCCACTTGCATTATCTCACTCTATGAGATACTATGGGccatataaagataaatatgtcATGGCTTCTGTGTAAATAACTTAATCTAGCAGAGAAGCTAATAAAAAAATTCGAATATCTATAACACAAGGAAGACTAATGATAAATTATGTCATAAAAATTATGGTGGGGAAATTAAAAGGTGCTATCAATTGGTTAACAAGTAGCTTTGAaacagctgggatttgaactagGGCTCACATGCTAGAAACAGGATGGgactaatttaaaaacataattcttaTGTATACTAATTATATTCTCATTCATACTATGTGATTGTTTAGCTATGAAACAACAACTGATTATATTCTCATTCATACTATGTGATTGTTTAGCTATGAAACAACTAGCACACTTGCCACTGAAAGTAAATAAAGATGCTCTAGAAAGATAAAGTCAAATATCATAATTTCCCATAGTGCTTGATTTCATCCACTTCTGACACCTGATTAAAAGCACTGGCTCTAGTATCACAATCCTAGGTTTTAAGGCCTACTTTGACACCTATCTGCTATGTGACCTTTAGCAAGTGACTTAACCCCTTCAAATCCCTATTTTCCTAATCCTTATAGTAAGGATAACAGCATCATCTTATCAGGTTGTTGTT
It encodes:
- the DYNLT3 gene encoding dynein light chain Tctex-type 3, translated to MEEYHRHCDEVGFNAEEAHNIVKECVDGVLGGEDYNHNNINQWTASIVEQSLTHLVKLGKAYKYIVTCAVVQKSAYGFHTASSCFWDTTSDGTCTVRWENRTMNCIVNVFAIAIVL